From Fibrobacter sp., one genomic window encodes:
- a CDS encoding transposase has protein sequence MVVVKTYKNKLYNRDTLKYLDHILIISGHIYNHCIALHRRYYAMYGKMLNKYQLQKHLTKVKRQNQEWNEVPSQAIQDITDRIDRAYSLFFSNLKAKRKTNPPHFQKSSKYHSFTTKQSGYKFHDGNRIRIGKKDFPYWNSRDIDGKVKTLTVKRKSSGYYIYVVIEKEEEQTEWAKSGEIVGFDFSLHNFLVASNSDDCSMPKLLKSNLGKLKKLSRRFSKSKGKRGSLRTLQKLHEKIVNQRSDMHWKLARQLCRDYDVMVFETLDLAKMERKYKKSINDFGFSAFLSILEYVSRQTGKTVMYADKYYPSSQLCSECGYQNPLLKDVGIRHWTCPCCGAEHDRDTNAARNLCKVGASTFPLCGTI, from the coding sequence ATGGTAGTAGTAAAGACATACAAGAACAAGCTATACAATCGTGATACACTGAAGTATCTCGACCATATACTTATAATTTCGGGTCATATCTACAACCACTGTATTGCCTTGCATCGTAGATACTATGCTATGTACGGCAAGATGCTGAACAAGTATCAGTTGCAGAAGCACTTAACGAAGGTGAAACGCCAGAATCAAGAATGGAACGAGGTTCCGTCACAGGCTATTCAAGACATAACCGACAGGATAGACCGTGCATATAGTCTGTTCTTCAGTAATCTGAAGGCCAAGAGGAAGACGAATCCCCCTCATTTCCAGAAGAGTTCCAAGTACCATTCGTTCACTACGAAGCAGTCTGGATATAAGTTTCATGATGGAAACAGAATCAGGATAGGTAAGAAGGATTTTCCCTATTGGAATAGTAGGGACATAGACGGTAAGGTAAAGACCTTGACCGTCAAGCGGAAAAGTAGCGGATACTACATCTACGTAGTTATAGAAAAGGAAGAAGAACAGACCGAATGGGCAAAATCGGGTGAAATCGTTGGCTTTGATTTCAGTCTGCACAACTTCCTTGTTGCATCTAACAGCGATGATTGCAGTATGCCTAAGCTACTCAAGTCCAATCTAGGTAAGTTGAAGAAACTATCTAGGCGGTTCAGCAAGTCAAAAGGCAAGCGTGGCTCGCTACGAACTTTGCAGAAACTGCACGAGAAAATAGTCAATCAGCGGTCTGATATGCATTGGAAACTGGCTAGGCAACTTTGTCGTGACTATGACGTTATGGTATTCGAGACGCTTGACCTAGCCAAGATGGAAAGGAAATACAAGAAATCTATAAACGACTTTGGTTTCTCTGCATTCTTATCGATATTGGAATATGTATCTAGACAGACTGGAAAGACAGTGATGTATGCGGATAAATACTATCCGTCATCACAACTATGTTCCGAGTGCGGATACCAGAATCCGTTGCTGAAGGATGTCGGTATCAGGCATTGGACTTGTCCATGTTGCGGAGCTGAACACGACAGGGATACGAATGCGGCACGAAACTTGTGCAAGGTGGGGGCATCCACCTTTCCCCTATGCGGCACCATCTAG
- a CDS encoding DUF2493 domain-containing protein, with amino-acid sequence MVCGSRGITDPRLVFRIIDEYVETLGDDVTIIEGEAKGVDQLARKWAEEHGKAIMSFPAEWDLYGKSAGFKRNCDMVAACDHCLIMWDGQSKGTKHDIDLCTKSGKPHKIVIVE; translated from the coding sequence ATGGTTTGTGGAAGCCGTGGAATTACTGACCCCAGACTCGTATTCCGTATTATCGACGAATATGTCGAGACACTGGGCGACGATGTCACCATTATCGAGGGCGAGGCGAAGGGTGTAGACCAGCTTGCCAGAAAATGGGCGGAAGAACATGGCAAGGCGATCATGTCATTCCCCGCTGAATGGGACCTGTATGGCAAGTCTGCCGGTTTCAAACGTAACTGTGATATGGTTGCCGCATGCGACCACTGCTTGATTATGTGGGATGGCCAGTCCAAGGGTACAAAACATGATATAGATCTTTGTACCAAATCTGGAAAACCCCATAAAATTGTTATCGTGGAGTAA
- a CDS encoding leucine-rich repeat domain-containing protein gives MPGQLMHMSYVMWMEQQMAKGNIPSGPEPVPPEPVPPIVLPPQTIRFRFENADYDPTVIENGGVWTKVADSSYNDWDWYCEDTDWSGKFNNNNSGYTFTEDIKVSILITGDMANITSAAGMFNDCTGLTNMPENSFPSLTVCTAMFQDCTNLASIPNNAFPNLTNGIAMFNGCTSLASIPENAFPKLIDGSWMFQNCTNLASIPKNAFQNLVKCNGMFNGCASLTSIDANAFQNLSRAPDIMFKNCTSLTSIADGAFTSLTECVAMFRDCTSLASLPNNAFPNLTKCTAMFYRCTALTSIPENSFQKLVDGSNMFQGCTSLTRIPENSFPSLTVCTAMFQGCTSLTSIDANAFQNLTIGSNSMFNNCTKLTSIAGNAFPNLTDGFFMFQNSTSLTSIDANAFPNLVSGDFMFSGCTGLTSIPENAFPNLTNGYCMFSGCTSLTSIADGAFTSLTECMAMFQDCTSLTSLPNNAFPNLTTCTAMFYRCTALTSIPENSFQNLTTCSAMFNGCTSLANIPENALSNLTNGTALFYNCTSLTSIPENLCPNLTNSASMFNGCTNVQSGALNLYKNLLAGGKVTAHTDTFKNCGKDTETGLEELQQIPQSWGGLAEG, from the coding sequence ATGCCCGGTCAATTGATGCATATGAGTTATGTAATGTGGATGGAACAACAGATGGCGAAGGGTAATATCCCTTCTGGGCCAGAACCGGTTCCGCCAGAACCAGTTCCACCAATCGTTCTTCCCCCGCAAACTATCCGATTCCGTTTCGAGAATGCAGACTATGATCCAACCGTTATAGAGAATGGCGGGGTTTGGACTAAAGTTGCTGATAGTTCTTATAATGACTGGGACTGGTATTGCGAAGATACTGACTGGAGTGGTAAATTTAATAATAATAATAGTGGATACACATTTACCGAGGATATAAAAGTCAGTATCCTTATCACCGGTGATATGGCAAATATTACATCTGCTGCAGGAATGTTCAATGATTGTACAGGCTTAACAAACATGCCTGAAAATTCATTCCCAAGCTTGACAGTGTGTACTGCTATGTTCCAAGACTGTACAAATTTGGCAAGCATTCCTAATAATGCATTCCCGAATCTGACAAATGGTATTGCTATGTTTAATGGCTGTACAAGTTTAGCAAGCATACCTGAGAATGCATTTCCGAAATTGATTGATGGTAGCTGGATGTTCCAAAACTGTACAAATTTGGCAAGCATTCCTAAGAACGCATTCCAAAACTTGGTTAAGTGTAATGGTATGTTCAATGGTTGTGCAAGTTTGACAAGCATAGATGCGAATGCATTCCAAAATTTGTCTAGGGCACCAGATATAATGTTCAAAAACTGTACAAGCTTAACAAGCATAGCTGATGGTGCATTTACAAGTCTAACAGAGTGTGTGGCTATGTTCCGAGACTGTACAAGTTTGGCAAGCTTACCTAATAATGCATTTCCGAATCTGACTAAGTGTACTGCTATGTTCTATAGATGTACCGCCCTAACAAGTATACCTGAAAATTCATTCCAGAAATTGGTTGATGGATCCAATATGTTCCAAGGCTGTACAAGTTTGACACGCATACCCGAAAATTCATTCCCAAGCTTGACAGTGTGTACTGCTATGTTCCAAGGCTGTACAAGCTTGACAAGCATAGATGCGAATGCATTCCAAAATTTGACTATAGGATCGAATTCGATGTTCAATAACTGTACAAAATTAACCAGCATAGCTGGTAATGCATTCCCGAACCTAACCGATGGGTTCTTTATGTTCCAAAACAGTACAAGCTTGACAAGCATAGATGCGAATGCATTCCCAAACCTAGTTAGTGGAGACTTTATGTTCTCTGGTTGTACAGGCCTAACAAGCATCCCAGAAAATGCATTCCCGAACCTAACCAATGGGTACTGTATGTTCTCTGGCTGTACAAGCTTAACAAGCATAGCTGATGGCGCATTTACAAGTCTAACAGAGTGTATGGCTATGTTCCAAGACTGTACAAGTTTGACAAGCTTACCTAATAATGCATTTCCGAATCTGACTACGTGTACTGCTATGTTCTATAGGTGTACCGCCCTAACAAGTATACCTGAAAATTCATTCCAGAATCTGACTACGTGTTCTGCTATGTTCAATGGTTGTACAAGCTTGGCAAACATACCTGAAAACGCATTATCTAACTTAACCAACGGTACTGCGCTGTTTTATAACTGTACTAGCTTGACTAGCATCCCCGAGAACTTGTGTCCGAATTTGACTAATTCTGCCAGTATGTTCAATGGCTGCACTAATGTTCAAAGTGGTGCATTAAATCTATACAAAAACTTGCTGGCAGGCGGAAAGGTAACAGCCCATACTGATACCTTCAAAAATTGCGGTAAAGATACTGAAACTGGCCTAGAAGAACTCCAGCAGATCCCACAGTCATGGGGTGGCTTGGCAGAAGGCTAA
- a CDS encoding ATP-binding protein gives MKKHPVVTNGKFFHNTLRSVGYNTYTAIADIIDNSVEPEVGSTMVSVIPEYTGTGQNAKITAIRIVDNGSGMSLETLDEAMALGSETGKTGKHNLGMYGTGLKTAAFSMGQTLEVYSKLSGSDYISYAKMSLAEAIANGSDIEVEIGSYKTSEIAIIANDIGGHGTIVRISDLDRMKTFNYGTFVGTATKRLSIIFSKFFNPDPHCPPVDSQNANFVRMYVGNQRVPYVDVAKCSRFAEHWKDPDNDNTMIIDGHRIKYNVWFSPTVFADDEAKTDDAIHDKYIGRQMSNQGFYVFRQNRLIGQGLTFGLWARHPSVNGLHIEIFVDGDTDYLFGTGFTKTASDTTDIKEEVLSTFRYRFMHFVKQAQDRNSKSSKLSVEETLKKAAMYNAIVDDLNSKPTLRVPGIKATNSGNGTAKEHEHRGPQANPNPIKKRNAQWITEIVEAHIGEYGKMYECEFGENGSIVKINVDHAFYTEFYNKLDVQMQATMGKILACNLNALIRSGYFADDDISEAIESFFAAQSTAIRTALS, from the coding sequence ATGAAAAAGCATCCCGTCGTTACTAACGGCAAATTCTTCCATAATACCCTCCGTTCCGTAGGGTACAATACGTACACTGCAATCGCCGACATCATCGACAATTCGGTCGAACCTGAAGTCGGCTCGACAATGGTAAGCGTCATCCCGGAATACACCGGAACCGGCCAGAACGCCAAGATCACTGCGATCCGTATCGTTGACAATGGTTCCGGCATGTCCTTGGAGACCCTTGACGAAGCCATGGCGCTCGGTAGCGAGACCGGAAAGACCGGAAAGCATAATCTCGGTATGTACGGCACCGGCCTGAAGACAGCGGCATTCTCCATGGGCCAGACACTTGAAGTGTATTCTAAGCTTAGCGGCTCCGACTACATCAGCTATGCAAAGATGTCGCTCGCCGAAGCTATCGCCAACGGATCCGACATCGAGGTAGAGATCGGCTCTTACAAGACATCCGAAATCGCAATAATTGCCAACGATATCGGCGGCCATGGGACTATCGTCCGTATTTCGGACCTCGACCGAATGAAGACCTTCAACTACGGCACATTCGTAGGCACCGCAACAAAGCGTCTCAGCATCATTTTCAGCAAGTTCTTCAACCCGGACCCGCATTGCCCGCCGGTGGATTCCCAGAATGCAAATTTCGTACGCATGTACGTCGGCAACCAGCGTGTGCCGTATGTCGATGTGGCAAAGTGCAGCAGGTTCGCAGAACACTGGAAGGATCCCGATAACGACAACACCATGATTATTGACGGCCACAGGATCAAATACAACGTCTGGTTCTCCCCGACAGTATTTGCAGACGACGAGGCCAAGACTGACGACGCTATCCATGACAAATACATCGGAAGGCAAATGTCCAATCAGGGCTTCTATGTATTCCGCCAGAACCGTCTGATCGGCCAAGGCCTTACATTCGGCCTCTGGGCACGCCACCCGTCCGTAAACGGCCTCCATATCGAGATCTTCGTTGACGGTGACACGGACTACCTCTTTGGTACCGGCTTTACCAAGACTGCGTCCGACACCACCGATATCAAGGAGGAGGTCCTCTCCACGTTCCGCTACAGGTTCATGCATTTCGTGAAGCAGGCTCAGGACCGAAACAGCAAGTCCAGCAAGCTTTCCGTCGAGGAGACCCTCAAGAAGGCCGCCATGTACAACGCAATCGTGGACGACCTGAACAGCAAGCCTACACTCCGTGTCCCCGGCATCAAGGCGACAAACTCCGGCAACGGCACTGCCAAGGAACATGAACACCGTGGACCGCAGGCAAACCCGAACCCGATCAAAAAGCGAAATGCCCAGTGGATCACCGAGATCGTCGAGGCTCACATCGGCGAATACGGGAAGATGTATGAATGCGAATTCGGCGAAAACGGGAGCATCGTGAAGATCAACGTGGACCATGCATTCTATACCGAGTTCTACAACAAGCTCGACGTACAGATGCAGGCGACCATGGGGAAGATCCTCGCATGCAACCTTAACGCATTGATCCGATCCGGCTACTTTGCCGATGACGACATTTCCGAGGCTATCGAATCGTTCTTCGCAGCCCAGTCCACCGCAATCAGGACTGCGTTGTCGTAA